A stretch of the Flavobacterium sp. 5 genome encodes the following:
- a CDS encoding LysM peptidoglycan-binding domain-containing protein, protein MSYFRVIVLALFFCSISVFSQENNIKHTIVKGETISSIAQKYNVSIASIYKLNPKAKKTLHLNQVLVIPNSESKKENSTESLVSEQTTEVTHEVLAKETLYGITKQFKTTKELLYKANPKLETEGLKIGQTIIVPSSLSQKEIVSLSNTKVEEVAEMPAPLTHQVKAKESLYVIAKEYGITLKELQNANPNIGKKGLSIGQVISIPSNGKLKENEAVVDNESLKEKEVPVAEIKATVPVVDINTSKEIKTDSESQTAEIIHVVLTKETKYGIAKKYGITVADLEKQNPSIQQKLDVGAKLTIQVPNTTVEKVIVKEEMTTVSQVEKPQDSISVRLPIANQDLIEKLIQEASDKIGTRYRSGGTTTAGFDCSGLMCSTFGAFDIKLPRSSIEQSSFGEKIDDENVQKGDLIFFRTNGRSHINHVGMVIEVGEGEIKFIHSSTHSGVIVSSTKEPYYHKNFAQVNRVLK, encoded by the coding sequence ATGAGTTATTTTAGAGTAATTGTTTTAGCACTTTTTTTTTGTAGCATAAGTGTTTTTTCGCAAGAAAATAATATCAAGCACACAATCGTAAAAGGAGAAACAATTTCCAGTATTGCTCAAAAATATAATGTATCGATTGCATCGATTTATAAGCTAAATCCTAAGGCTAAAAAAACCTTACATCTCAACCAGGTTTTAGTAATTCCAAATTCTGAATCCAAAAAAGAAAACAGCACTGAAAGTTTAGTTTCCGAACAAACTACCGAAGTTACTCATGAAGTATTGGCTAAGGAAACATTGTATGGAATTACCAAACAATTCAAAACTACCAAAGAACTACTCTATAAAGCCAATCCGAAATTAGAAACGGAAGGCTTGAAAATAGGTCAAACTATTATTGTTCCATCAAGTTTGAGTCAAAAAGAAATCGTCAGTTTATCAAATACTAAAGTAGAAGAAGTTGCAGAGATGCCTGCACCTTTGACACATCAGGTAAAAGCTAAAGAATCTTTATATGTTATTGCAAAAGAATATGGAATTACATTGAAAGAATTGCAAAATGCAAATCCAAATATTGGTAAAAAGGGCTTAAGTATTGGACAAGTAATCAGTATTCCAAGTAACGGAAAATTAAAAGAAAACGAAGCTGTTGTAGATAATGAGAGCTTAAAAGAAAAAGAAGTTCCAGTTGCAGAAATTAAAGCAACAGTTCCTGTTGTTGATATAAATACTTCTAAAGAAATTAAAACAGATTCTGAAAGTCAAACAGCAGAAATTATTCATGTGGTTTTGACCAAAGAAACAAAATACGGAATTGCAAAAAAATATGGTATCACTGTAGCAGATCTGGAAAAACAAAATCCTAGCATTCAACAAAAATTAGATGTTGGCGCAAAATTGACTATTCAAGTTCCAAATACTACTGTCGAAAAAGTAATAGTAAAAGAAGAAATGACGACTGTCTCTCAAGTTGAAAAACCACAAGACAGTATATCTGTTCGGTTGCCTATTGCTAATCAAGATTTGATTGAGAAACTCATTCAGGAGGCATCTGATAAAATAGGGACAAGATATAGATCCGGTGGCACTACAACTGCTGGATTCGATTGTTCTGGTTTGATGTGTTCTACTTTTGGGGCATTTGATATAAAATTACCAAGGTCATCTATTGAACAATCTTCATTTGGAGAAAAAATTGATGATGAAAATGTTCAAAAAGGAGATCTTATTTTTTTTAGAACTAATGGTAGAAGCCATATCAATCACGTAGGAATGGTTATTGAAGTAGGAGAAGGTGAAATAAAATTTATTCATTCATCAACACATTCAGGAGTGATCGTTTCATCAACGAAAGAACCATATTATCACAAGAATTTTGCACAAGTAAATCGTGTTTTGAAATAA
- a CDS encoding hemolysin III family protein, with product MSDRIQTRNEELANGISHILGVLFCLIAVPFLVTKASKQHDLVTVLSVLTFGVGMLLVYCFSSLYHLVQKERSKELLKIADHISIYFLIAGTYSPLMILYLNTKSAMIFLGTMWAIVLLGTFFKIFYVNRFKIVSTVLYLLMGWMIVFVIKPLWGVMPFSVFLWILAGGLSYTFGVYFYVKSYKNYYHTVWHFFVLLGTVFHYIAILKSL from the coding sequence ATGTCAGACAGAATTCAAACCCGAAACGAAGAATTAGCAAATGGAATTTCACATATTCTAGGAGTATTGTTTTGTTTAATCGCGGTTCCTTTTTTAGTAACTAAAGCCTCCAAACAGCATGATTTAGTTACTGTTTTGTCAGTTTTGACCTTTGGAGTTGGAATGTTGTTAGTGTATTGTTTTTCGTCCTTATATCATTTGGTTCAAAAAGAGAGAAGCAAAGAATTACTTAAAATAGCAGATCATATCAGTATTTATTTTCTTATTGCAGGAACATATTCTCCTTTAATGATTTTGTATTTGAATACCAAAAGTGCAATGATTTTTCTAGGTACAATGTGGGCAATTGTTTTGTTAGGTACTTTTTTTAAGATTTTTTATGTAAATCGTTTTAAGATTGTTTCTACTGTATTGTATTTGTTAATGGGGTGGATGATTGTTTTCGTTATTAAACCTTTGTGGGGCGTTATGCCATTTTCGGTGTTTTTATGGATTTTAGCCGGAGGTTTAAGTTATACTTTTGGAGTCTATTTTTATGTAAAATCATATAAAAACTACTATCATACTGTTTGGCATTTCTTTGTGCTTTTAGGTACAGTTTTTCATTATATCGCCATTTTGAAAAGCTTATAA
- a CDS encoding HAMP domain-containing sensor histidine kinase translates to MSKVQILKKLRFSNVFILLLIVLISCALLICINFFTIKILSANRAYVNGESHYSKGQKDASRHLLTYLFTKDSNQWQLYLKELKVPQGDATARIMLLKVGDNETSRKGFLEGRNHQDDLDDLVWLFVNFKQVSFLAKAIHEWEQGDNLISKLFVIGNQIDVKIKHNILTSAEQQKFLQEINDISDKLTINERNFSNTLGEGTRKIKNLLIITNIFFILIIVCSFSLYYSIMVKRLIASKKEIEIKNDNLLLVNHELDRFVYSASHDLRSPITSLKGLIDITLLEDDVNQIREYLNLMSQSLIRQDQFLSDIIDYSKNKRKQIIIEPVSLHELFDEAISQVMHLENAKRITIKKELLVDEIQSDGLRLKIIISNLLSNAIKYSDSSKKNMFISIKTYIADGFNTIEISDNGLGIKTEFIEHIFEMYFGTNKNKGSGLGLYIVQEAVENIKGTICVSSENNIGSKFIVTFPNQNGI, encoded by the coding sequence ATGTCGAAAGTCCAAATTTTAAAAAAATTACGTTTTTCAAATGTTTTTATTCTATTATTAATTGTATTAATTTCCTGTGCATTACTAATTTGTATCAATTTTTTTACCATCAAAATTTTATCTGCAAATAGAGCCTATGTAAATGGTGAATCGCATTATTCAAAAGGTCAAAAAGATGCATCCCGCCATCTTCTTACTTATCTATTTACTAAAGACTCAAATCAATGGCAATTATACCTGAAAGAATTAAAAGTCCCTCAAGGTGATGCTACAGCCAGAATAATGCTTTTAAAAGTTGGAGATAATGAAACTTCCCGCAAAGGGTTCCTTGAAGGTAGAAATCATCAAGATGATTTAGATGATCTTGTTTGGTTGTTTGTTAATTTTAAACAAGTATCTTTTTTAGCAAAAGCAATTCATGAATGGGAACAGGGAGATAATTTAATCTCTAAATTATTTGTTATAGGAAATCAAATTGACGTCAAAATAAAACATAACATTTTAACTTCAGCTGAACAACAAAAATTTCTTCAAGAAATTAATGACATTAGTGACAAACTAACCATTAATGAACGTAATTTTTCTAATACTTTGGGGGAAGGAACCCGTAAAATAAAGAACCTACTTATTATTACTAATATCTTTTTTATTTTAATTATCGTTTGCAGTTTTAGTCTTTATTATTCAATAATGGTAAAACGCTTAATAGCTTCAAAAAAAGAAATTGAAATTAAAAATGATAACCTCCTATTGGTAAATCACGAACTCGACCGATTTGTTTATAGTGCATCACATGATTTAAGATCTCCGATAACTTCATTAAAAGGCCTTATTGACATAACCTTATTAGAAGATGATGTAAATCAGATTAGGGAATATCTAAATTTAATGTCCCAAAGTCTTATTAGACAAGATCAGTTTCTTAGCGATATTATAGATTATTCCAAAAATAAACGAAAACAAATAATTATTGAACCTGTAAGTCTCCATGAATTATTTGATGAAGCAATATCACAAGTAATGCATCTAGAAAATGCCAAACGAATCACTATCAAAAAAGAATTATTAGTCGATGAAATCCAGAGCGATGGTTTGCGCTTAAAAATTATCATTTCGAATTTATTATCCAACGCAATAAAATATTCGGATAGTAGCAAAAAAAATATGTTTATCTCTATTAAAACTTATATAGCCGATGGTTTTAATACAATTGAAATATCCGATAATGGACTTGGAATTAAAACTGAATTCATAGAGCACATCTTTGAAATGTACTTTGGAACAAATAAAAACAAGGGTTCAGGACTGGGTCTTTATATTGTACAAGAAGCTGTCGAAAACATTAAAGGTACAATTTGTGTCTCTTCAGAAAATAATATTGGAAGTAAATTCATTGTAACCTTCCCAAATCAAAATGGAATATAA